The Penaeus vannamei isolate JL-2024 chromosome 39, ASM4276789v1, whole genome shotgun sequence genome window below encodes:
- the LOC113807617 gene encoding uncharacterized protein: MVGPVDTGELVRSLVRIPGSGHDRSAGSTCLDLARVSTLAASVPVPQTLPPALMPHKQPPPQYAVDRTKLGSNTGAAIGALLPNRGRKRSCAEEASTASARSSAASSQSSGQSPPVKRTRIVYMTAEQLARCPNVSTINTPSGPIFCMSLRSTSSTTPAPAISQDNLSQLLNERNNLRQQNVQLQQRLALYLHIFRNRNRLTSVAEGLGVKIP, from the coding sequence ATGGTGGGCCCCGTTGATACAGGTGAACTCGTTCGATCTTTAGTGCGAATACCAGGGAGTGGCCACGATAGATCAGCTGGATCGACCTGCCTTGACCTTGCCAGGGTCTCCACTCTGGCTGCATCCGTTCCTGTTCCCCAGACGCTACCACCAGCACTCATGCCCCACAAGCAACCGCCGCCCCAGTATGCTGTGGATCGAACGAAGTTAGGGAGTAACACTGGGGCAGCAATAGGGGCTCTACTTCCGAACAGAGGTCGTAAGCGGTCGTGTGCAGAGGAGGCTTCGACTGCATCCGCACGCAGCAGTGCAGCATCGTCCCAATCTTCCGGCCAGAGTCCACCTGTGAAAAGAACCCGCATCGTGTATATGACAGCGGAACAGTTGGCAAGATGCCCTAATGTTTCGACTATCAATACCCCATCGGGACCCATATTCTGCATGTCTTTGCGGTCTACCAGTTCTACTACCCCCGCTCCTGCCATCTCGCAAGACAACCTGTCACAGCTTCTGAATGAGAGAAATAACTTGAGGCAACAGAACGTGCAGTTACAGCAGCGACTTGCACTCTACCTGCACATCTTCAGAAACAGGAATAGGTTGACCTCAGTGGCCGAAGGGCTGGGTGTGAAGATACCTTAG